One Panicum virgatum strain AP13 chromosome 9K, P.virgatum_v5, whole genome shotgun sequence genomic region harbors:
- the LOC120652049 gene encoding protein SPIRAL1-like 1: protein MARSDGLMGAGPTHCAALGPSAPSIQTSRWPPVERRSESRSSATPPPDTDPAYPAAAARARSPRRCLSFLISTSKMSRGGSAGGGQSQLGYLFGSGEAPKPAVAPAAPATSAPPAEKPAPAKPDVTKQIPAGVTSQTNNYHRADGQNTGNFLTDRPSTKVHAAPGGGSSLDYLFGGK, encoded by the exons ATGGCGAGATCGGACGGCCTGATGGGGGCTGGGCCCACGCACTGCGCGGCGCTGGGCCCATCTGCCCCCTCTATACAAACCAGCCGCTGGCCTCCCGTCGAGCGCAGAAGCGAGAGCAGGAGCAGCGCCACTCCCCCACCGGACACCGACCCCGcctaccccgccgccgccgcccgcgctcgATCTCCTCGCCGCTGCCTCTCG TTTCTCATTTCAACAAGCAAGATGAGTCGTGGTGGTAGTGCCGGTGGTGGTCAAAGTCAACTGGGTTACCTCTTTGGAAGCGGTGAGGCCCCAAAGCCAGCAGTGGCACCAGCTGCACCAGCCACAAGTGCTCCTCCTGCAGAGAAACCAGCTCCTGCAAAGCCTGATGTGACTAAGCAGATCCCTGCAGGGGTCACCAGCCAAACCAACAACTATCACCGGGCTGATGGGCAGAACACTGGCAACTTCCTTACG GACCGTCCTTCGACCAAGGTCCACGCTGCTCCCGGTGGAGGCTCTTCCCTGGACTACCTGTTTGGTGGGAAGTGA
- the LOC120652050 gene encoding cytochrome P450 78A5-like — protein sequence MDATTLTSSTQDYLLFLFPAATTFLFPLLALLLLAVSLVWLFPGGPAWAALVISRRRAAPPPPPGAPGVVTALAGPAAHRALASLSRSLPGGAALSAFSVGLTRLVVASRPDTARELLASAAFADRPVKDAARELLFHRAMGFAPSGDYWRALRRISSAYLFSPRSVAASAPRRAAIGERMLRSLSAPGGGEAVVVMRRVLHAASLDHVMATVFGARYDPATPEGVELEEMVKEGYDLLGVFNWGDHLPLLKWLDVQGVRRRCRSLVRRVNVFVARIIEEHRQKKSGAKGGETAGDFVDVLLGLEGEEKLSDSDMIAVLWEMIFRGTDTVAILLEWVMARMVLHRDIQSKAQAELDAVVGRGGGAVSDADVARLPYLQCVVKETLRVHPPGPLLSWARLAAHDAVVGGHLVPAGTTAMVNMWAIARDPAVWLEPSAFRPERFEEEDVSVLGGDLRLAPFGAGRRVCPGKTMALATVHLWLAQLLHRFEWAPADDGVDLSERLGMSLEMEKPLVCKATPRW from the exons ATGGACGCCACCACCCTCACCAGCTCCACCCAGGActacctcctcttcctcttcccggccgccaccaccttCCTCTTCCCGCTCCTcgcactcctcctcctcgccgtctcGCTGGTCTGGCTCTTCCCCGGCGGGCCCGCGTGGGCGGCGCTCGTCATCTCcaggcgccgcgccgctccgccaccgccgccgggggcgccgGGCGTGGTCACCGCGCTCGCGGGACCCGCCGCGCACCGCGCGCTCGCGTCCCTGTCGCGGTCGctgcccggcggcgccgcgctgtCGGCGTTCTCCGTCGGGCTCACGCGCCTCGTCGTGGCCAGCCGGCCGGACACAGCGCGGGAGCTATTGGCCAGCGCCGCCTTCGCCGACCGCCCCGTCAAGGACGCGGCCCGGGAGCTCCTCTTCCACCGCGCCATGGGCTTCGCCCCCTCCGGCGACTACTGGCGCGCGCTGCGGCGCATCAGCTCCGCCTACCTCTTCAGCCCGCGCAGCGTCGCCGCCtcggccccgcgccgcgccgccatcgGCGAGCGCATGCTCCGGAGCCTctccgcgcccggcggcggcgaggccgtcgTCGTCATGCGGCGCGTCCTCCACGCGGCCTCCCTGGACCACGTCATGGCCACCGTCTTCGGCGCGCGCTACGACCCCGCGACCCCGGagggcgtcgagctggaggagaTGGTGAAGGAGGGGTACGACCTGCTCGGGGTGTTCAACTGGGGCGACCACCTGCCGCTGCTCAAGTGGCTGGACGTGCAAGGCGTGCGGAGGAGGTGCAGGAGCCTGGTGCGCAGGGTGAACGTGTTCGTGGCAAGGATCATCGAAGAGCACAGGCAGAAGAAGAGCGGCGCCAAAGGCGGCGAGACGGCCGGAGATTTCGTCGACGTCCTGCTGGGGTTGGAGGGAGAGGAGAAGTTGTCAGACTCCGACATGATCGCTGTTCTCTGG GAGATGATCTTTCGAGGGACCGACACGGTGGCGATCCTGCTGGAGTGGGTCATGGCGCGGATGGTGCTGCACCGGGACATCCAGTCCAAGGCGCAGGCGGAGCTGGACGCCGtcgtcggccgcggcggcggcgccgtgtcGGACGCCGACGTGGCCCGCCTGCCCTACCTCCAGTGCGTCGTCAAGGAGACGCTCCGCGTGCACCCGCCGGGCCCGCTGCTCTCGTGGGCGCGCCTCGCCGCGCACGACGCGGTGGTCGGCGGCCACCTGGTCCCCGCGGGCACCACGGCTATGGTGAACATGTGGGCCATCGCGCGCGACCCGGCGGTGTGGCTGGAGCCCTCGGCGTTCCGCCCCGAGCGGttcgaggaggaggacgtgAGCGTGCTGGGCGGGGACCTGCGGCTCGCGCCGTTCGGGGCCGGGCGGCGCGTCTGCCCCGGCAAGACCATGGCCCTCGCCACCGTGCACCTGTGGCTCGCGCAGCTGCTGCACCGCTTCGAGTGGGCGCCGGCGGACGACGGCGTCGACCTGTCGGAGCGCCTGGGCATGTCGCTGGAGATGGAGAAGCCGCTCGTGTGCAAGGCCACGCCGAGGTGGTGA